From Pangasianodon hypophthalmus isolate fPanHyp1 chromosome 30, fPanHyp1.pri, whole genome shotgun sequence, a single genomic window includes:
- the itsn2a gene encoding intersectin-2a isoform X2, protein MNGGFNIWAITPEERGKHDKQFDSLTPTLGYVSGDQARKFFLQSGLPASVLAEIWELADMGKDGKMDRLEFSIAMKLIKLQLQGQPLPPSLPIIMKQTPVPVMTSSARFGMGSMPNLSIMPTMPMLTPMPVGSSVTSMTSLTSMPAVQPLLPLIPDSLSMPALPNGTATVLTPAPVLSKSHSLLDLASSSSNSSSTTSLASNSPKTGTSDWAVPQSSRLKYRQQFNILDKLMTGYLSGPQVRNALTASNLTQTQLATIWTLADVDRDGQLRAEEFILAMHLVDMAKTGRPLPLTLPADLLPPSFRTGKSCDLPNGSVSLIGIDFIEPEPAHKSKNNVSFEDKLRENFQRGSMELEKRRQALQEEQRREQERRREEERREEERRRLREREEQERREREALRRQKEEEQRMERQREMERRREEERLKELERQEAAERQRRMEWERTKRAELQAQSEKEKRDIERLTARKRSLELELEAVGNRHKQISDRLRDAQSKRRVQRAELELINQKRDGRIADINSLQLQFEDVQRQLSSLAPEKKRLTEKLRDLTQTNSICAGVNDVKRNKCEKDLSCRKLKEQLDALERETTAKLSEVERYNRDVKLVEMDDCMLQGLLSLLGCLTNLFLLIKELRERQRQQQAVLEQLNRVKLEKVKELQRRRQEEEEKRRTEEELARQAKLEQERLQKEEAERQRRLAQEREAKLREEQQLQTQARLREAQEKAAQQEREEREREERRRAEEREREEKRRAEEKEREERRRAEEKDSKDKGGDGVNERGINPVNSTKVDLQSQLSALFNSTANATGTSVQPTGFDVQGKKSTLSTYRALYPFTARNSDELTLEADGLIEVDESTVREPGWLYGTYRGSSGWFPESYAEKTCKNDETDSTAAATHNTVPPSDYSRIPRVDIEGPTPTHTPAATHTQHTQAVAVCAWTATTDTQLGFTKDDIITVLEQQENWWYGELGENQGWFPKTYVSLVTATNNTHTEPLYSTVDDLDLPDSVLFEEYVALYTYESPESGDLTFRADDVVLVMEKEGEWWKGCIGDQSGLFPSNYVKPKDYDSAKAGASGKKPEIAQVTTACKAMTAEQLNVTPGQLILVLHKNSCGWWLGELQARGKKRQKGWFHSSNVRLLEPNSGKTTPAPQPLCQVIAMYDYKAANGDEMTFQKGQLINVLNKDDSDWWKGEINGVTGLFPTNYVKMTTESDPSQQWCADLLSLDSMSCEERKRQGYIHELIETEQTYVQDLELVLEVFYKPMSESGRLTEAEMSVIFVNWRELIMCNTKLLKALRVRKKTAGERMPVQVIGDILSSELSHMQAYIRFCSCQLNAAVLLQQKTDALADFKLFLKKIATNYRCKGMPLSSFLLKPMQRITRYPLLIRNILENTPAGHVDQVNLREALERAELLCSQVNEGVREKENSDRLEWLQNHVQCEGVIEHLVFNSLTNCLGPRKLLHSGRAWKAKSNKELWAFLFSDFLLFTYTSKQFSSNTDRPFSPKSNTVYKMYKTPVFLNEVLVKMPSDPSSEDPIFHISHIDRVYTLKADSINERTTWVQRIKAASEHFIETEKLKREKAYQARSQKTSGIGRLLVTAQEAVELKPCKPNGKSNPYCELSMGAQCYTSRPQNDTVNPKWNFSCQFFIKDLYQDVLCITVFERDQFSPDDFLGRTEVPVATIKKDQDGKGPLTRRLLLHEVPTGEVRVRLDLQLYEQTPLF, encoded by the exons ATGAATG GTGGGTTTAATATTTGGGCCATAACCCCAGAAGAGAGAGGGAAGCATGACAAACAGTTTGACTCCCTCACTCCCACTCTGGGATACGTGTCAG GAGATCAAGCACGCAAGTTCTTTCTGCAGTCTGGACTTCCTGCTTCAGTACTGGCTGAGATCtg gGAGTTGGCTGATATGGGGAAGGATGGAAAGATGGATCGTTTGGAGTTCTCCATTGCCATGAAGCTGATTAAGCTGCAGCTCCAGGGTCAGCCCCTCCCTCCGTCTCTGCCAATCATCATGAAGCAGACCCCGGTCCctgttatgacatcatcagcacgATTCG gTATGGGCTCAATGCCAAACCTGTCCATCATGCCAACgatgcccatgctgaccccgaTGCCCGTCGGCTCCTCCGTGACCTCCATGACGTCTCTGACCTCTATGCCAGCTGTGCAACCTCTGCTGCCTCTGATCCCTGACTCGCTCAGCATGCCGGCCTTACCCAACGGCACTGCCACGGTGCTCACGCCAGCCCCAG ttctGAGTAAATCTCACTCCCTCTTGGACTTGGCTTCCAGCAG ctcaaactcctcctcCACCACTTCTCTGGCAAGCAACTCCCCAAAAACCGGAACATCTGATTGGGCAGTACCTCAGTCGTCCCGCCTTAAATACCGCCAGCAGTTCAACATCCTGGACAAGCTGATGACCGGATACCTGTCAG gtCCACAGGTCAGGAATGCTCTCACTGCTTCTAACCTCACCCAGACCCAACTCGCCACCATTTG gACTCTGGCAGATGTGGATCGTGATGGTCAGCTGCGAGCAGAAGAATTTATTTTGGCTATGCACCTCGTGGACATGGCCAAAACGGGCCGTCCGTTACCTCTGACCCTACCTGCTGACCTCTTGCCACCATCtttcag aaccGGAAAGTCATGTGACCTACCAAATGGGTCCGTTTCTCTAATCGGCATTGACTTCATCGAACCAGAACCTGCACACAAGAGCAAGAAcaatg TGTCGTTTGAGGATAAACTGCGGGAGAACTTCCAGCGAGGCAGCATGGAGCTGGAGAAGCGGCGCCAGGCCCTGCAGGAGGAGCAGCGGCGTGAGcaggagagacggagagaggaggagcgacgggaggaggagaggaggaggctgagagagagggaggagcaggagcggagagagagagaggctctgcgcagacagaaGGAGGAGGAGCAACGCatggagaggcagagagagatggagagacggagggaggaggagaggctgaaggagctggagagacaGGAG GCGGCAGAGCGACAGAGACGGATGGAGTGGGAGAGGACTAAACGGGCGGAGCTGCAGGCtcagagtgaaaaagagaagagagatatTGAAAGACTCACAGCCAGGAAGAGGAgtctggagctggagctggaggcTGTG GGCAACAGACACAAGCAAATCTCGGACCGTCTCCGTGATGCCCAGAGCAAGAGGCGGGTCCAGAGGGCGGAGCTAGAGCTCATCAATCAGAAGAGAGATGGACGCATCGCTGACATCAACTCTCTACAGCTGCAGTTTGAG gaTGTTCAGAGACAGCTGAGTAGTCTGGCTccagagaaaaagagactgaCGGAAAAACTAAGAGACCTCACACAGACCAACTCTATCT GTGCAGGAGTGAATGATGTGAAGAGGAATAAGTGTGAGAAGGATCTGAGCTGCCGGAAGCTGAAGGAGCAATTGGATGCTCTGGAGAGGGAGACCACGGCCAAGCTGTCTGAGGTGGAGCGTTACAACCGAGACGTGAAG TTAGTGGAGATGGATGACTGTATGCTACAGGGACTTCTCTCTTTGCTGGGCTGTCTAACCAATCTCTTCCTTCTAATCAAG GAGCTGAGAGAGAGGCAGCGGCAGCAGCAGGCCGTGCTGGAGCAGCTCAACCGCGTGAAGTTGGAGAAAGTGAAGGAGCTGCAGAGACGGAGgcaggaagaagaggagaaaaggaGGACAGAGGAAGAATTGGCCAG ACAGGCCAAGCTGGAGCAGGAGCGGCTGCAGAAGGAGGAGGCTGAGCGCCAGAGGAGGCTTGCTCAAGAGAGAGAAGCCAAACTCAGAGAGGAGCAGCAACTCCAGACCCAGGCCCGACTCCGTGAAGCCCAGGAGAAGGCCGCACAgcaggagagggaggagagagagagggaggaaaggaggagagcggaggagagagagagggaggagaaaagaagagcagaagagaaagagagggaggagagaaggagagcagAAGAGAAAGACAGCAAGGATAAGGGGGGTGATGGAGTTAATGAACGAGGGATAAATCCTGTGAACAGCACAAAAGTTGATCTTCAGTCACAGCTCTCTGCACTGTTCAACAGTACAGCAAACgcaacag GTACAAGTGTACAACCAACTGGTTTCGATGTTCAAGGCAAGAAGAGCACGCTGAGCACCTACAGAGCGCTTTATCCCTTCACTGCCCGTAACTCTGACGAACTGACGCTGGAAGCAGATGGTCTGATAGAG GTGGATGAGTCCACGGTGAGGGAGCCTGGCTGGCTGTATGGCACCTACCGAGGCAGCAGTGGCTGGTTTCCTGAGAGTTATGCTGAGAAAACCTGTAAAAATGATGAGACAGATTCGACAGCAGCtgctacacacaacacagtgcCCCCTAGTGACTACTCCAG GATCCCTCGAGTGGATATAGAGGGAccaacacctacacacactcctgcagcaacgcacacacaacacacacag GCCGTAGCTGTGTGTGCGTGGACAGCTACCACGGACACACAGCTCGGCTTCACTAAGGATGATATCATCACGGTTCTGGAGCAGCAGGAGAACTGGTGGTATGGAGAACTCGGGGAGAACCAAGGCTGGTTCCCCAAAACCTACGTCTCCTTGGTGACCGCcaccaacaacacacacacaga GCCTTTGTATTCCACTGTCGATGATCTGGACCTGCCCGACTCTGTTCTGTTTGAAG AATATGTGGCTCTTTACACGTATGAGAGTCCCGAGTCAGGTGACCTGACATTCCGAGCTGACGACGTTGTCTTGGTAATGGAAAAAGAGGGGGAGTGGTGGAAAGGCTGCATCGGCGACCAATCAGGACTCTTCCCATCTAACTACGTCAAACCCAAAGACTACGAC TCTGCCAAAGCTGGTGCTTCAGGTAAAAAGCCAG AGATTGCGCAGGTAACGACAGCCTGTAAGGCCATGACGGCAGAGCAGCTGAACGTGACTCCGGGGCAGCTGATCCTCGTTCTCCATAAGAACTCCTGTGGCTGGTGGCTGGGAGAACTGCAG gctCGGGGTAAGAAGCGTCAAAAGGGCTGGTTTCACTCCTCAAACGTCAGACTGCTGGAGCCCAACAGTGGTAAAACCACTCCTGCGCCCCAGCCAC tgTGTCAGGTCATTGCCATGTATGACTACAAAGCAGCCAATGGGGATGAGATGACATTCCAGAAAGGTCAGCTGATCAACGTCCTCAACAAGGACGACTCCGATTGGTGGAAAGGAGAAATCAACGGGGTCACCGGGCTCTTCCCGACCAATTACGTCAAGATGACTACAGAGTCTGACCCCAGCCAGCAAT ggtgtgCAGACCTTTTGAGCTTAGACTCCATGAGTTGTGAGGAGAGGAAGAGGCAGGGCTACATCCACGAACTCATTGAGACGGAGCAGACGTACGTACAGGACCTGGAGCTGGTGCTTGAG gtgttctACAAACCCATGAGCGAGTCGGGCCGCTTGACCGAGGCTGAGATGAGTGTGATTTTTGTGAACTGGAGAGAGCTGATCATGTGCAACACCAAACTGCTCAA AGCTCTACGTGTGCGTAAGAAGACGGCAGGTGAACGCATGCCCGTGCAGGTGATCGGAGACATCCTGTCCTCTGAGCTTTCACACATGCAGGCCTACATCCGCTTCTGCAGCTGCCAGCTGAATGCAGCCGTCTTGCTGCAACAGAAAACCGACGCCTTGGCAGATTTCAAGCTCTTCCTAAAG AAAATTGCCACTAATTACAGGTGTAAAGGAATGCCGCTGTCCAGCTTCCTGCTGAAGCCCATGCAGAGGATCACACGCTATCCTTTACTCATCAGAAAT ATTTTGGAAAACACTCCAGCAGGACATGTGGACCAGGTGAACCTTCGGGAGGCGCTGGAGAGGGCGGAGCTTCTGTGCTCGCAGGTTAATGAGGGTGTGAGGGAGAAGGAAAACTCAGACCGACTTGAGTGGCTGCAGAACCACGTGCAGTGTGAAGGGGTCATCGAG CATTTGGTCTTTAACTCTCTGACGAACTGCCTGGGTCCTCGCAAGCTGCTGCACAGCGGGCGTGCGTGGAAGGCTAAAAGCAACAAGGAGCTCTGGGCCTTCCTGTTCAGCGACTTCCTGCTCTTCACCTACACCTCCAAACAGTTCTCTTCAAACACAGACCGACCCTTCAGCCCCAAGTCCAACACCGTCTACAAGATGTACAAAACG CCTGTGTTTTTGAATGAAGTGTTGGTTAAAATGCCGTCTGACCCATCCAGCGAAGACCCGATCTTTCACATCTCACACATCGACCGTGTGTACACGCTGAAAGCTGACAGCATCAATGAGag AACCACATGGGTCCAGCGAATCAAAGCAGCATCAGAGCACTTCATAGAGACGGAGAAGctgaaaagagaaaaggctTACCAAG ccCGCTCTCAGAAGACAAGTGGCATTGGACGTTTGTTAGTAACAGCTCAGGAGGCTGTTGAGCTAAAACCCTGCAAGCCTAATG GTAAGAGTAACCCGTACTGTGAGCTGTCGATGGGAGCACAGTGCTACACCTCACGGCCTCAGAATGACACAGTCAACCCTAAATGGAACTTCAGCTGTCAATTCTTCATCAAAGACCTGTACCAGGACGTCCTGTGCATCACTGTGTTTGAGCGGGATCAGTTCTCTCCTGACG ACTTCCTGGGTCGCACAGAGGTTCCCGTGGCAACCATAAAGAAGGATCAGGATGGCAAAGGTCCGCTGACTCGGCGTCTGCTGCTCCACGAGGTTCCCACTGGAGAGGTCAGAGTTCGCCTCGACCTGCAGCTTTATGAGCAGACGCCACTCTTCTGA
- the itsn2a gene encoding intersectin-2a isoform X4 yields the protein MNGGFNIWAITPEERGKHDKQFDSLTPTLGYVSGDQARKFFLQSGLPASVLAEIWELADMGKDGKMDRLEFSIAMKLIKLQLQGQPLPPSLPIIMKQTPVPVMTSSARFGMGSMPNLSIMPTMPMLTPMPVGSSVTSMTSLTSMPAVQPLLPLIPDSLSMPALPNGTATVLTPAPVLSKSHSLLDLASSSSNSSSTTSLASNSPKTGTSDWAVPQSSRLKYRQQFNILDKLMTGYLSGPQVRNALTASNLTQTQLATIWTLADVDRDGQLRAEEFILAMHLVDMAKTGRPLPLTLPADLLPPSFRTGKSCDLPNGSVSLIGIDFIEPEPAHKSKNNVSFEDKLRENFQRGSMELEKRRQALQEEQRREQERRREEERREEERRRLREREEQERREREALRRQKEEEQRMERQREMERRREEERLKELERQEAAERQRRMEWERTKRAELQAQSEKEKRDIERLTARKRSLELELEAVGNRHKQISDRLRDAQSKRRVQRAELELINQKRDGRIADINSLQLQFEDVQRQLSSLAPEKKRLTEKLRDLTQTNSICAGVNDVKRNKCEKDLSCRKLKEQLDALERETTAKLSEVERYNRDVKELRERQRQQQAVLEQLNRVKLEKVKELQRRRQEEEEKRRTEEELARQAKLEQERLQKEEAERQRRLAQEREAKLREEQQLQTQARLREAQEKAAQQEREEREREERRRAEEREREEKRRAEEKEREERRRAEEKDSKDKGGDGVNERGINPVNSTKVDLQSQLSALFNSTANATGTSVQPTGFDVQGKKSTLSTYRALYPFTARNSDELTLEADGLIEVDESTVREPGWLYGTYRGSSGWFPESYAEKTCKNDETDSTAAATHNTVPPSDYSRIPRVDIEGPTPTHTPAATHTQHTQAVAVCAWTATTDTQLGFTKDDIITVLEQQENWWYGELGENQGWFPKTYVSLVTATNNTHTEPLYSTVDDLDLPDSVLFEEYVALYTYESPESGDLTFRADDVVLVMEKEGEWWKGCIGDQSGLFPSNYVKPKDYDSAKAGASGKKPEIAQVTTACKAMTAEQLNVTPGQLILVLHKNSCGWWLGELQARGKKRQKGWFHSSNVRLLEPNSGKTTPAPQPLCQVIAMYDYKAANGDEMTFQKGQLINVLNKDDSDWWKGEINGVTGLFPTNYVKMTTESDPSQQWCADLLSLDSMSCEERKRQGYIHELIETEQTYVQDLELVLEVFYKPMSESGRLTEAEMSVIFVNWRELIMCNTKLLKALRVRKKTAGERMPVQVIGDILSSELSHMQAYIRFCSCQLNAAVLLQQKTDALADFKLFLKKIATNYRCKGMPLSSFLLKPMQRITRYPLLIRNILENTPAGHVDQVNLREALERAELLCSQVNEGVREKENSDRLEWLQNHVQCEGVIEHLVFNSLTNCLGPRKLLHSGRAWKAKSNKELWAFLFSDFLLFTYTSKQFSSNTDRPFSPKSNTVYKMYKTPVFLNEVLVKMPSDPSSEDPIFHISHIDRVYTLKADSINERTTWVQRIKAASEHFIETEKLKREKAYQARSQKTSGIGRLLVTAQEAVELKPCKPNGKSNPYCELSMGAQCYTSRPQNDTVNPKWNFSCQFFIKDLYQDVLCITVFERDQFSPDDFLGRTEVPVATIKKDQDGKGPLTRRLLLHEVPTGEVRVRLDLQLYEQTPLF from the exons ATGAATG GTGGGTTTAATATTTGGGCCATAACCCCAGAAGAGAGAGGGAAGCATGACAAACAGTTTGACTCCCTCACTCCCACTCTGGGATACGTGTCAG GAGATCAAGCACGCAAGTTCTTTCTGCAGTCTGGACTTCCTGCTTCAGTACTGGCTGAGATCtg gGAGTTGGCTGATATGGGGAAGGATGGAAAGATGGATCGTTTGGAGTTCTCCATTGCCATGAAGCTGATTAAGCTGCAGCTCCAGGGTCAGCCCCTCCCTCCGTCTCTGCCAATCATCATGAAGCAGACCCCGGTCCctgttatgacatcatcagcacgATTCG gTATGGGCTCAATGCCAAACCTGTCCATCATGCCAACgatgcccatgctgaccccgaTGCCCGTCGGCTCCTCCGTGACCTCCATGACGTCTCTGACCTCTATGCCAGCTGTGCAACCTCTGCTGCCTCTGATCCCTGACTCGCTCAGCATGCCGGCCTTACCCAACGGCACTGCCACGGTGCTCACGCCAGCCCCAG ttctGAGTAAATCTCACTCCCTCTTGGACTTGGCTTCCAGCAG ctcaaactcctcctcCACCACTTCTCTGGCAAGCAACTCCCCAAAAACCGGAACATCTGATTGGGCAGTACCTCAGTCGTCCCGCCTTAAATACCGCCAGCAGTTCAACATCCTGGACAAGCTGATGACCGGATACCTGTCAG gtCCACAGGTCAGGAATGCTCTCACTGCTTCTAACCTCACCCAGACCCAACTCGCCACCATTTG gACTCTGGCAGATGTGGATCGTGATGGTCAGCTGCGAGCAGAAGAATTTATTTTGGCTATGCACCTCGTGGACATGGCCAAAACGGGCCGTCCGTTACCTCTGACCCTACCTGCTGACCTCTTGCCACCATCtttcag aaccGGAAAGTCATGTGACCTACCAAATGGGTCCGTTTCTCTAATCGGCATTGACTTCATCGAACCAGAACCTGCACACAAGAGCAAGAAcaatg TGTCGTTTGAGGATAAACTGCGGGAGAACTTCCAGCGAGGCAGCATGGAGCTGGAGAAGCGGCGCCAGGCCCTGCAGGAGGAGCAGCGGCGTGAGcaggagagacggagagaggaggagcgacgggaggaggagaggaggaggctgagagagagggaggagcaggagcggagagagagagaggctctgcgcagacagaaGGAGGAGGAGCAACGCatggagaggcagagagagatggagagacggagggaggaggagaggctgaaggagctggagagacaGGAG GCGGCAGAGCGACAGAGACGGATGGAGTGGGAGAGGACTAAACGGGCGGAGCTGCAGGCtcagagtgaaaaagagaagagagatatTGAAAGACTCACAGCCAGGAAGAGGAgtctggagctggagctggaggcTGTG GGCAACAGACACAAGCAAATCTCGGACCGTCTCCGTGATGCCCAGAGCAAGAGGCGGGTCCAGAGGGCGGAGCTAGAGCTCATCAATCAGAAGAGAGATGGACGCATCGCTGACATCAACTCTCTACAGCTGCAGTTTGAG gaTGTTCAGAGACAGCTGAGTAGTCTGGCTccagagaaaaagagactgaCGGAAAAACTAAGAGACCTCACACAGACCAACTCTATCT GTGCAGGAGTGAATGATGTGAAGAGGAATAAGTGTGAGAAGGATCTGAGCTGCCGGAAGCTGAAGGAGCAATTGGATGCTCTGGAGAGGGAGACCACGGCCAAGCTGTCTGAGGTGGAGCGTTACAACCGAGACGTGAAG GAGCTGAGAGAGAGGCAGCGGCAGCAGCAGGCCGTGCTGGAGCAGCTCAACCGCGTGAAGTTGGAGAAAGTGAAGGAGCTGCAGAGACGGAGgcaggaagaagaggagaaaaggaGGACAGAGGAAGAATTGGCCAG ACAGGCCAAGCTGGAGCAGGAGCGGCTGCAGAAGGAGGAGGCTGAGCGCCAGAGGAGGCTTGCTCAAGAGAGAGAAGCCAAACTCAGAGAGGAGCAGCAACTCCAGACCCAGGCCCGACTCCGTGAAGCCCAGGAGAAGGCCGCACAgcaggagagggaggagagagagagggaggaaaggaggagagcggaggagagagagagggaggagaaaagaagagcagaagagaaagagagggaggagagaaggagagcagAAGAGAAAGACAGCAAGGATAAGGGGGGTGATGGAGTTAATGAACGAGGGATAAATCCTGTGAACAGCACAAAAGTTGATCTTCAGTCACAGCTCTCTGCACTGTTCAACAGTACAGCAAACgcaacag GTACAAGTGTACAACCAACTGGTTTCGATGTTCAAGGCAAGAAGAGCACGCTGAGCACCTACAGAGCGCTTTATCCCTTCACTGCCCGTAACTCTGACGAACTGACGCTGGAAGCAGATGGTCTGATAGAG GTGGATGAGTCCACGGTGAGGGAGCCTGGCTGGCTGTATGGCACCTACCGAGGCAGCAGTGGCTGGTTTCCTGAGAGTTATGCTGAGAAAACCTGTAAAAATGATGAGACAGATTCGACAGCAGCtgctacacacaacacagtgcCCCCTAGTGACTACTCCAG GATCCCTCGAGTGGATATAGAGGGAccaacacctacacacactcctgcagcaacgcacacacaacacacacag GCCGTAGCTGTGTGTGCGTGGACAGCTACCACGGACACACAGCTCGGCTTCACTAAGGATGATATCATCACGGTTCTGGAGCAGCAGGAGAACTGGTGGTATGGAGAACTCGGGGAGAACCAAGGCTGGTTCCCCAAAACCTACGTCTCCTTGGTGACCGCcaccaacaacacacacacaga GCCTTTGTATTCCACTGTCGATGATCTGGACCTGCCCGACTCTGTTCTGTTTGAAG AATATGTGGCTCTTTACACGTATGAGAGTCCCGAGTCAGGTGACCTGACATTCCGAGCTGACGACGTTGTCTTGGTAATGGAAAAAGAGGGGGAGTGGTGGAAAGGCTGCATCGGCGACCAATCAGGACTCTTCCCATCTAACTACGTCAAACCCAAAGACTACGAC TCTGCCAAAGCTGGTGCTTCAGGTAAAAAGCCAG AGATTGCGCAGGTAACGACAGCCTGTAAGGCCATGACGGCAGAGCAGCTGAACGTGACTCCGGGGCAGCTGATCCTCGTTCTCCATAAGAACTCCTGTGGCTGGTGGCTGGGAGAACTGCAG gctCGGGGTAAGAAGCGTCAAAAGGGCTGGTTTCACTCCTCAAACGTCAGACTGCTGGAGCCCAACAGTGGTAAAACCACTCCTGCGCCCCAGCCAC tgTGTCAGGTCATTGCCATGTATGACTACAAAGCAGCCAATGGGGATGAGATGACATTCCAGAAAGGTCAGCTGATCAACGTCCTCAACAAGGACGACTCCGATTGGTGGAAAGGAGAAATCAACGGGGTCACCGGGCTCTTCCCGACCAATTACGTCAAGATGACTACAGAGTCTGACCCCAGCCAGCAAT ggtgtgCAGACCTTTTGAGCTTAGACTCCATGAGTTGTGAGGAGAGGAAGAGGCAGGGCTACATCCACGAACTCATTGAGACGGAGCAGACGTACGTACAGGACCTGGAGCTGGTGCTTGAG gtgttctACAAACCCATGAGCGAGTCGGGCCGCTTGACCGAGGCTGAGATGAGTGTGATTTTTGTGAACTGGAGAGAGCTGATCATGTGCAACACCAAACTGCTCAA AGCTCTACGTGTGCGTAAGAAGACGGCAGGTGAACGCATGCCCGTGCAGGTGATCGGAGACATCCTGTCCTCTGAGCTTTCACACATGCAGGCCTACATCCGCTTCTGCAGCTGCCAGCTGAATGCAGCCGTCTTGCTGCAACAGAAAACCGACGCCTTGGCAGATTTCAAGCTCTTCCTAAAG AAAATTGCCACTAATTACAGGTGTAAAGGAATGCCGCTGTCCAGCTTCCTGCTGAAGCCCATGCAGAGGATCACACGCTATCCTTTACTCATCAGAAAT ATTTTGGAAAACACTCCAGCAGGACATGTGGACCAGGTGAACCTTCGGGAGGCGCTGGAGAGGGCGGAGCTTCTGTGCTCGCAGGTTAATGAGGGTGTGAGGGAGAAGGAAAACTCAGACCGACTTGAGTGGCTGCAGAACCACGTGCAGTGTGAAGGGGTCATCGAG CATTTGGTCTTTAACTCTCTGACGAACTGCCTGGGTCCTCGCAAGCTGCTGCACAGCGGGCGTGCGTGGAAGGCTAAAAGCAACAAGGAGCTCTGGGCCTTCCTGTTCAGCGACTTCCTGCTCTTCACCTACACCTCCAAACAGTTCTCTTCAAACACAGACCGACCCTTCAGCCCCAAGTCCAACACCGTCTACAAGATGTACAAAACG CCTGTGTTTTTGAATGAAGTGTTGGTTAAAATGCCGTCTGACCCATCCAGCGAAGACCCGATCTTTCACATCTCACACATCGACCGTGTGTACACGCTGAAAGCTGACAGCATCAATGAGag AACCACATGGGTCCAGCGAATCAAAGCAGCATCAGAGCACTTCATAGAGACGGAGAAGctgaaaagagaaaaggctTACCAAG ccCGCTCTCAGAAGACAAGTGGCATTGGACGTTTGTTAGTAACAGCTCAGGAGGCTGTTGAGCTAAAACCCTGCAAGCCTAATG GTAAGAGTAACCCGTACTGTGAGCTGTCGATGGGAGCACAGTGCTACACCTCACGGCCTCAGAATGACACAGTCAACCCTAAATGGAACTTCAGCTGTCAATTCTTCATCAAAGACCTGTACCAGGACGTCCTGTGCATCACTGTGTTTGAGCGGGATCAGTTCTCTCCTGACG ACTTCCTGGGTCGCACAGAGGTTCCCGTGGCAACCATAAAGAAGGATCAGGATGGCAAAGGTCCGCTGACTCGGCGTCTGCTGCTCCACGAGGTTCCCACTGGAGAGGTCAGAGTTCGCCTCGACCTGCAGCTTTATGAGCAGACGCCACTCTTCTGA